In a genomic window of Heterodontus francisci isolate sHetFra1 chromosome 21, sHetFra1.hap1, whole genome shotgun sequence:
- the LOC137381072 gene encoding probable G-protein coupled receptor 139, which yields MDVVNGHLDHNDLIGHMRLMNGKLCLTNLLDFFEDVTNRIDKGDLVDVIYLNCQKALDKVPHRGSLARNNAKVIPCFLFCRNATMYTYPLHSTTGHMNQTQRKSNYNDTLLVSAIFSTIAINLVTIAILSQGKCGLSKCVTCYLVAMAAADLLVVIFDLILRHIPIVYLKHFLFLKYSIPVCNIHAALLFAATDCSVWFTVTFTFDRFVAICCQKLKTKYCTRKTSAIVLGTVTVLSCLKNISRYFMLSGQYWLRNEPWFCFATTSVLYSQFWTIIEFLHYILTPFVPFLVILLLNVLTVRHIVVSSRARRRLRANSNGESSRDSEMESRRKSIILLLVISANYVLLWAVLMVYSIWNRMWYLGNGSEHIPVFLQEIGFMLQLLSCCTNTCIYAVTQTQFREHLKTVLKYPFSPITKLIK from the exons ATGGATGtggtaaatggacacttggatcataatgatctgattgggcatatgagactaatgaatgggaaattatgtttgacgaacctgttggacttttttgaggatgttactaacagaattgataaaggggatttgGTGGACGTGATATACTTGAATTGTCAGAAAGCTTTGGATAAGGTCCCCCACAGGGGTTCG TTGGCACGTAACAACGCTAAggtcataccttgtttcctcttttgtAGAAACGCAACCATgtacacatatccacttcattcgacCACTGGCCACATGAATCAGACTCAGCGAAAATCGAACTATAATGATACCCTCTtggtttctgccatattttccacaatagcga TTAACTTGGTGACGATTGCGATCCTGTCTCAGGGAAAGTGTGgcctttccaaatgtgtcacttgctacctcgtggccatggcagcggcagatctattGGTTGTTATCTTCGACCTTATTCTGAGGCATATTCCCATTGTTTACCTGAAACATTTTCTTTTCCTGAagtattccatccccgtgtgtaatatccacgccgcccTGCTATTTGCAgctacggactgttctgtctggttcaccgtcactttcacctttgatcgatttgtggccatttgttgccagaagctgaaaactaaatattgcaccaggaaaacgtcggctattgttctggggacagtgacggtgctgagctgtttaaagaacatttccCGGTACTTTATGTTATCAGGGCAGTATTGGCTGCGGAACGAACCCTGGTTTTGTTTTGCAACTACAAGTGTTCTGTACTCTCAGTTCTGGACAataatcgagttcctccattacattCTAACCCCGTTTGTCCCATTTCTTGTGATTCTACTGCTCAATGTGTTGACCGTCAGACACATTGTAGTGAGCAGTAGAGCACGCAGGAGACTACGAGCTAATAGCAATGGCGAGAGTTCCAGAGACtctgagatggagagccgaaggaaatcaatcattttactgttagttatctcagccaattaCGTACTGTTATGGGCAGTATTAATGGTGTATTCAATATGGAATCGAATGTGGTATCTGGGAAATGGATCTGAACATATACCAGTTTTTCTGCAGGAAATAGGCTTCATGCTgcaactcctgagttgctgcacaaacacttgcatttatgccgtgacccagactcagttcagagaacaTTTGAAAACTGTGCTGAAGTATCCTTTTTCTCCAATTACTAAATTAATAAAATGA